The DNA sequence tgtaaaatttacatttaaatttaaaatatttaatatttttattgcattttagatattaaaatctaaaatattttatatgtaaatgttaattttataaatattagtttatttttctaaaatattttgaatatttaaaacatttttataaatcaattttaatatctaaaatgcaataaaaatattaaatattttaaatttaaatgtaaattttacaaatgttaatatatatttttaaaattttaataattatattttaattatatttaaataattatattctatttaacaattgaatctaaaaattatattcaattaataattaaatattataatttataattaaatttaaaaaataagtaataataatgtcaattttaaaaattaaatggttttattttgacaaaatttgggactaaattaaataaaaataacgaatatagagactgaattgaacaaaaataacgaatatagggactaaattgaacaaaaaaaataatactagcAGAAAttaacacgtggcacaattgtgacttgacacaaggacactttttttgaaattaaaaaaattaaaaaaaccagaagctgacacgtggcatgtactgttaaaaaacgttaactatttaaacaccgttagtgaaaaggaccaaattgaccataatttgacgaaaatgaagacctaattgaacataaaacgaaaatagagaccaaattgaataaaatcaacaaaaatagggaccaaatatatatttaaaccaaaattataaTGAGCAAAAGTGAGACTATGGTTTAACACCTCAACTAATAAAACAATCAACAAAAAGTGTTAAATTATGTGAAGATGTTTAATATTTAGTACTTACAAagtaatatattacaaattttcacatccaatcaacaaaaattttatttttcttctcaatCTTTTCTACCAAATAATCCCATTTAATATTTCtggtatatttttttcaaatttattaggaatataaatatgaattcaGTTAAAAGTTTCACCTTCAGTAAAATTGAAAGAGTAGAGTAatgtatacaaaaaaaaaacacacacacacacacatacacttacttttttatattaaatcttTTTGGTATATCCTCCATTAAAATcacaataatatttacatataaacatttacaataatatatcTTAATCTTTATACAAGTAATTTTAGATCTATTTAGTATTTGGTGCAAAGAAAAAAGTTAACgccaaacaataaatttatagtgTTATGTTCtgaaattttacaatttttagaattttcaaGTTTTAGTCTTTAATCTTAGGAATTATTCATTTTGGTttcgatcaatgtatatattattttaaattttattatctaaaaataGTTAATGGTGAATTTATGTTAGTTTTGTGGTTACGATTGTGTTATTGTATTGTTGTTTTTATCCATTATCTTGAGTCaattaatttatagattttatttatattatatggtatttaattttattatttttatctaatttgtAACTTGAATTTATACTTTTACATTATTTCTAACCATCTTTCATCAAAGATACTGTGACATTTGCTTATAGTACTTTTGTTGTAATTATGGTGTTGTTATCACAGTAGTTTAAGTCACATGAACTAGCAAATACcactaatgatttttttttttctaagggGTAAAGGTTGAGTTCATATTAAAATCTCTCTcgggaaaaaaaaatgtcatcatATTTCTAcacattctatttttttctgtCTCTATTATCTTTCACTATACATTTTTCTATGTTCTTATTATCTCGTACTTTGGTGTGGAGACTGTACTAAACACTCATGTAGAGATACATTCCCAAAGAAAAGGACAATGGGAGATATTTCATTTCATGTTTTGAACCAATCTAGATTTTGCATAGGTTCCATATTCAATTCAACTTTTAACTGACTACATAAATTTTAAAGCACACTCTTGGGATTTTCTTCACTGATGCAGGGGATCACAGTGACATCATTTACAAATATAGCATCATTTCTTTGTTCTGTGCTCTGAAATTGTGAGAGACCAAAGACATAGGAGGAATGCCCTGTTCATTGGTGAAAACGTTGTTAGGATCAATCATAGTCTTGGCCCTCACCAATCTCTCATAGTTACTCAAAAAGTACTTTTCACCCCAATCTCTTGCACTTTCCACACCATCTTTCTCATCACCACCATTACTTATCCTCTTCCTCACTCCAAGGTCAAAGTCCATGTAATTAATATATGCAGCTCTTGGACCCGAAGAAACAAAGGGAGTCATAGCATCATAGAACCCTCTTATCCAATCTACATAATCACTGCTTTTCTCATTCTCACCTTCTTTCCAATATATCAGATACTGTATTGTAAACAAGTTTCCTCTTCTGTGAGGAAAAGCAATTGCATCAATGCTTATATTATGCATCTTTCCACCATAAGCATCAAGAATAACATATCCCTTTGGCTCCTTTTCAAGGATTTCCAGTGCAGTTTCTATCCCCACAAGAGGAACATGCTTTCTCACATAATCTGATTTCGCCTTGAAATACTCCTTTTCTTGCAGATACCTGTTCTTCAAGTCAGACACCGAAGCTCCATCACTTAGGCCAGAGAAGAAAACAATTGACTCAATCCAACTCATTTCTTTGCATTCTTCTTCTGTAACACCCAACTCCGGAAAACTCTGGTTTAGAATGGATACAGCATTTGTTCTAGGACCAAGATAGAAACCATTAAGTGTTACTGATAACCCTTTGGTTTTAGCCTGGGGCAAACCAGCACCAACGAAGCATGACAGATAGTAGTCATCTTCCAAGTTTGGTGCCACATGTTGCCATTTGTGCACCAGATTTGCAACATGGCTTTTTGTGCCTGTTCTTGAGACAGTGAAACTTGTTACAACCTGTGGCACTTTCAGCAACTGGATTTTCCAGGCATAGATGATCCCCCAAAcaccacctcctcctcctctaataGCCCAGAACACATCTTCTCCCATGGTTTCACGGTCCAACAAATTTTGATCAGCATCAACAAGAAGGGCATCCACAACGTTGTCTGCTGCAAGACCATATTTTCTAGACAGCATCCCAAAACCACCACCTCCAATGTGTCCTCCGACACCAACGGTTGGACATGACCCAGCTGAGAATCCATGCTCGTTGCTTGCTTCAGAGATTGCATAGTAAGTCTCTCCCAGTGTTGCACCACCTTCAACCCATGCTGTTTCTGTCTCCATGTCCACCCAAACGTGGTTCAAATTCATCATGTCAATGATCACGAAAGGAGTGCCATCATCAGACACATACGAAGTCCCTTCATAGCTGTGTCCGCCACATCTTACTCTGATTTCCATGGAGCTCTCTCTACTGCACGCTACACTTTTCTGCAGCTGCTCCAAACTCTCCGGCAATACAATGGCTACTGGCTTGGGAATCACGGGCTCTGCGAACCGAAGGTTTTGGATggaaaaattaagaattttgaAGTAATTATAGGAAGAGGGTTGGTCGTGTTCTTTGTAAGGGAGCGTGGTAAAGTTTTTGATATTGTGATTCAGCAAGCAAGAAGCCAAGTTTGGGAGTGAAGCACATGACCAgagtgaaacttcaaaggatAGTAAAAGGAAACATACGAGGCATAATGTTTTGAGGTGGTAGAACATGGCTTAAGCTTCTGAATTCTAGAACTAAACAAGGTGATTTGTAATTGGTGAAGAACTAGTTTGAGTTTATTGCCATTGGAGAACGACTCATGATAGTTTAAAACAAAAGGGTGGAGAAACGTAGCAACCATGCATATGTTGTGGCCGGCCATAGTTTAATTCTGGAATTTGGAAGTGGCAGAGTGGACTCTTTTTCTGGAGGGGTCCAGCATTGTCGAGTGAACTTGAACACTGATATAGAATCATTCACTCATTGAAAGcagacaaaacaaaaaaaaacagaacaacataaaaaatactaGGAAGATCTggttaacaaaattataaatgtggGTTACGTGAGAGAGTAGCTACATACGAGAATGAATAACTAGCTGACATAAAGAGTTTGCCGGCTGAGTAAAGAACATAAATTGCCATGGCCTGCTATGTTGTTCGGTTTTATCCAATTGgttttaaataatgttaatgTCAACTCATATCAGTGTTTTTTTTAGCTCTTGTTAACCAAAACCCGTGACAATCCACGGATTGAGTTTTTATCATTACATTCATGCTATTTGTTGAAACCCTCTACATACAAATTATACATTTTGCCTTTAAAAATACACAGTTGGAAAATGATGATACATATGTAAGTACAAACTCTCATGAAAAGAAGTTAACACGAGTAAAAATGAAGGGATCTTCATGTTCAGATCTCCACAGTAGAAAATAAAACAGAATAAGTCATTTTGAATCCTTTGGAAGAGAATAAGTAGATGCAATAATATACAGAAGTGCAAATGTCATAATTTTCTTTATGCCATGCAAATGGTAATCCCAATCCAGAATACTTTAACTGCTTTCTGAACAGTACATGATCTTGACACGAAGTCAAAATCGAAGAAAGAATATTCAAAGGTGGGGCTAGTAGGCGACAAATTGTGTGGTTTGAAACTGTGGATATGATCCACACGCTAATGTTATTATTCATATCTCATTggtatttttatagaaaaaccCGCTTGCTACGAACACTGGATTAGGCCTTGTTATTACCCAAAACATAGCATTAAAATGGTGGATATCTTTTTCAAACAAAGAAAGATGAATTTGAGTTCATGGAGTAGACAAATATAAAATCCCCTACGATTGGTATAGTGGCTAGGGGCTAGAGTAGAAAAAAATGAGATCATGAGCTGAAAGTTCACTATTACTGTGGGACCAAAAAGAGTGTGACAACAAAAAGTAAAGAGAGAGGACTTTAAGTTCATAACAAAGACATCTGATACTATATTACTGCAGAAGAAAGCATCACAGTACGTTGCAGCCACTATGAGCTACATTGTTTTCAGAGTCATCAATCAATGTAGAGAAGTTCATGGCCTTAGGATTAGACGAAGAGATAATGCAGCTGAAAGGCTCCAACTTAAACTCATCTTCCTCTTCAATACGTTTCCTTGAGGACAAGTTTTCAACATCGTACGACACCTTTCATCAATAAGAGCACAAGAGGAGACAGGATTTAACCCCAACAAAATTGAAACTCTCATGGTAGACTCTAATTAGAATATgttataaattgtttataatgAGAATATTGATATGGACTCACCGAATAACTTTGTTTAAAAGTGTCTATAGTTTCATTTTATGGATTTTCGGAAAGTAAATGTCTTAGAGTCTACtttatgttttagttttaattaatcGAGTTAGTGTGAACAACTTGTCTTATATGTGAAGAATTTTGTTGGAATGGTTCATGGTATGATTTACGTGATTTGTGAACAACTGAAAATAAAGCATATTGAAAGTGTGGACAAAATATTTCGATCATTAGATGTTGTTTTTGTAAGAAAGAAAACCACACAATGAGGTTTTGTTCTTTAGGATAAACAAAGGAGAGTGACTGTTTGAGACATAAcactcaaaataaaaaactcaaatacTTTTAAGTTATTCAAATGAGTACATTTGATCTCCTTATACAAGAGTTTGATGGAAGGAAACAACCATTGGTTTTATGATGTATGCAATGATTTTTCACTCATCATAACATGGTATATGATGTGAAAGTTGTGACGATGTTCATGTTAAACcctaaaaaaactcatttacAAGTTATTAAGTAGATTTTAAGGTACTTGATGAGACGACTTGTCATAATCCTAGTTTATTGTGGGATTAAAAGTTAGGTTACCCAAACTATGTTGGGTACTTGGACATTAGAAGTCTCTCATATACAAGTTTGTTTGTGGTTGTCTAGAGTCTACTTTATGGATTGTTTGGTGATAAACGATAGAAGCACTTAGAATGTAACATTACGTTTAAAGTTTCTATTGTCTCTAAAATAGTCCATCTACATTTTTACCAAGTTAGTATGAGAAATGTGTGTCATgcattacaaattttgttgaatAATTCATGACGTGATATGGAGTTTATTGTATCCATTTTTTCTACGTATGAACCTTGTGCAAAATATGTTGATTGGGCAAGCATATTCATCAGTATATTTCTACGAGAGAAACTtgtttaataattgttttcccATACACATAAATAAGAATTTGTTAATACTTTAATTGaaccacattaaaaaaaatcttatgctGATATGTTCTCTCCGTGATTCCTATtcttgttatttaattatttgtggTGATTCTTTACGAAATTCTTAAATTGCGTTAATGTAACACAACACGGAACATAAAGTGCTGGATGTAACTTCAGAGTgaagatatatacatatatctcaatgaaataaatacataatttacatAATCTTTTGCTGGTTTATAGCTTTGAACCTAAATTGGTTCTAATTGAATAATATCATAGGCATTTATCGTATGCCTTAGATTTTTCTATCACGGCCTTACacttttcatcttttcttcttaCCTGCAAAAGAGTTATATAGTCATAATATGAAATATCCTGGTAAAATTATATCAAAGATATATAAGATAATCCTTTGTATGTTGGTCAGACGTATCAACTTATCAAATGCATATGCATCAGAGACTAAAAACCAATTTTAAAAGCGAATTAACGTCCATATGGCAACACAAACATACTCCAAAATTACCCTGTGAGTAAAAATCTTCATATTTAGAATGCTACTCCAAATTCCAAACATTTGTAACCTATAGTGAAGTTAAAGATGGCATTCATAATATCTAAAATATCCATATATATTTATCTAGAAAAACGTGATGAGCTTCTGTTTATTCGAAGAGACAAGTTTAAAAACCCATGAAGTTATAGCAGATTTGGGCTTCTGGAACATATGGATGCACATGCATTGTGGCTCACACTTATATGATTGTAATCAGGTGTCAGGAAGGAAGACCAGGAAaaaagagagaggaaagaaCAAGGCCAGATGCGAGGTGTGAACCTATATTTCTATGACCATGGTAACTTATGTTGAGTTTATCTACAATCTCAGAAGCCTAATCATGTCTTTTGCTCTTTATCAAGTAGTTTCAGAAAAAGCGAAAAAACTGAACAAtagatttaaagtttttttctcTGGCAGGCATCAACCAAAAAGCTAACAGTCACTTTCATCAGTAAAATTCTATAGTGAAGTATAGAACTGTGAAGTATAGGgagaaacaaataataatagaaaaatctTTCAATCAAATAAACTGAAAAAGTACAGCCGTAAAGAATTTACCTCAACCTGTGGACTTTTTCCCCGAAGCAACATATCTACACTTTTGTCGGTCtgcaaaaggaaaacaagatattattaaaatgaaatgaaattttagCCTATCAATGCCCTCAATGATTAACAGAAACTACTCTACCTGGCCTTTCAATTGGCCCATATAATTCTGCTCAAGTAATTTGtcattaacaaaaagaaattatcaagaaaaaaaCAGCACCAGATAATTCgatttttcattattatcatCAAATAGCCAACCAtatgtttgttttcctttcaaAATATCCATTTTGACAACGTTTAATATATAAGGCATCAGGGCAttaaaacagtttttttttcaaattataggGGGCAAAAACATCAATTCTAAATTGAAAGCACAAAAACCAAACTTTGCTTAAATTTGAGAGTCAAACAACATATTTAAGGTAGGGGAGTCAAATTGACGTTCAGCTTTAAACCAAGGACATATATACCTTTTTCTAAGTGGCCTAGTATTGATGACAGTCCATTCTAACAATACGTTTTCTTTCATGAATGTAAGTACATTCATTGTGTTGTGCAAATTTTATTCAAAGGGCTGGACAAAATCACTGATGCTATtctgaaaataagttaaatgaataacaacaataatttctataaaagaaaaagtaaaaaagtggGAATAGCAGAAATGATAAGGAATGCATGGAACAAGGATgggataaaaaattattgtgtaTGAGATCTTGATGTGTCAAATATCGAAGAAAAAGTCATAGAAAACCGGTTTAGGTAGTTTGGACGTGTGTAAAGAAGGCACCGGTGATGAGAGTAGATCTCATGAATTTAGCCCTATGAGAAAGGGTAGAGGGAGACCAAAAAAGACATTGCTGAAATTAGTTTTGAGTAAGTCCAATGGTGTTGCATATAGACAACTTCACCAAATGGGATAAGGTTATTGTTATTTCAGTAATAAGTGCTCAATCAACATACCTGATGTGTGAGCCAGTAGTGTCTATCTCTCATCTCAATTAAGAAATCAAATGTTGGAGGTGCTTTCCTCTCAAGAACTGTCTTCGGACAATTTCTCGCCTTGGCTTCTGCATCTCCCAGAGTAACAATTTCTATTCCACCAATCTGATAAAGCAAATGGAGGTGAATCTTGAATATTAGAGTTGCTTAGATGGGTGATGTTCAAGTTATGTGAAAACTAAAATTCAGATGAAAATAAGGTAATAACTTAAAATGGGATTCAGTTTCAGGCCTCATCTAAACAGCATTACTTATGCAAAGAGACGATTATTGTCTTAAATTAAGTAAGCCACATACAGTTCAAAACTTGCTTAAAAAGGGAGCAAAAGCAACAAGCTATTGGATGTTATTGGCACAAgcatataaaagttaaaacaaacCAGATCAGAAAGGGTAGGATTCTTGATGATATTCTCAAGCTTCTGTCCATGAGCAGTCCCAATAAGAATGATCCCACGCTCAGCAATTGATCGGCAAGCATGAGCTTCAGCTTTTGTGCCAATCTCATCAACTATAATCACCTCAGGCATGTGATTTTCCACTGCCTCAATCATCACTCTGTGTTGCATCGATGGCTCCCGCACCTGCATTCTTCGTGCACCACCGATTGCTGCATGTGGGATATTGCCATCACCCCCAATTTCATTGCTGGTATCAACAACCACCTATCCATTTTGCAAGAAGTGATTCTATCATGAGCCTGTCTAAAAAAGTACTTTAAGGAAGAATAAGGCTTGAGCCGCTAGCCATGGTTTTCTCTTGAAGAGGGCAAGCATGCTTTTCAAGCCAGTGAAATCCTGTTAATTTTCTAGGTGTTGCAACTTTTGACAGCCCTTGTGCTGTATAATTACTAGTGGGTCATCTCCTTAGAGCTTctttaattctaaaaattaatgtaaCAAGCAATTAACCATACATAGTAATTGCATACTGGTGGAGTCCTTTTAGGTTCCTAAGAGTTGCAATTTTTGACAGCCCCCACTTAGCCTATAAATAGGGTCTTATGTGCATGTGCAAAGCAAACTtgaattattgaaaaattgGGTTATCCCTTTTGATAGAACTGTTTCTATTGGGTTCTTGACAGAACCGCCTATAACTTATCAAGGAATTTTTCCTAAACTAGGCTGTGGCTCTCCACATCCTTTCTTTGTTTCCATTTCCTTCCTctgttcatttttattttttgcacaTTGTTTCCATTTCCATCCTAGAAAGATCCATAAATTGAATTCATGCCAAGTGGATTCACATTAGGTATCAATAATCTTCTACCCATTTTGCAAGAAGTTATTCCATCCTGAGCCAGTCTAAAACAGTACTTTTAAAGGAAGAGAAAATGCTTCTAGATGCTGAAAAAATCAGCATACCACTCTTTTGTGAAGCTCCTCAGACAGCACTCGAGCAATTTCACGCATAACAGTAGTTTTGCCAACCCCAGGCCTGAGAGAATCCAAGAAAAAGAAGGGAAAAAAACCATCAAATTTTCATAGAAAAATTGAACACCTACTACATTATTGGATTGGGGAGTCAATAGACCATGGTAAAGTAACTTTTATCACTTATTAGACAGATCTTAACATAAATTTCAAAGTCTTCCAAAACCAACAACTTATGCCAAACACAGAatccttaaaatattttaaatctagAAAAATGATCAAATGACACATGTTCTAGTTGGATAAAGCTCTCTCTAGGTACTTATAggataagaaaacaaaaagggtAAAATCAATTTAAGTTATCTCGTAACTTAAAATCAACTTGTTCACTAGAACACCCATAGAATAGAAACTTTCTTTTCTAACAACTTGTAGAagaaatttaattctttttaccttcttgtttgttctcttACAAGTATACATTTTACCATAAGATAAGGAATCAAACTAATTTCATTTCAAGGATTCCCTCATCACTTCAATTTGTATCTAatcttaaaatatcaataagAGATTCAATGGAGAATACTGTGGTATACCTTCCAACAAACAAAATGCTCTTCCCATATTGAAGCAGGTCATAAACCATGTCAATCTGGCCAGTGATTGCTCTCCCAACACGGCAAGTCAAGCCAACTATGTGACCATTCCTACTCCTAATTGCAGATATTCTGTGCAAAGTACCCTCAATTCCAGCTCTATTGTCCTTGCCAAACTCTCCAATAGCTTGTTCAGCATACTCCAACTCCTTCACAGTTACC is a window from the Vigna unguiculata cultivar IT97K-499-35 chromosome 7, ASM411807v1, whole genome shotgun sequence genome containing:
- the LOC114190730 gene encoding reticuline oxidase-like; this encodes MFYHLKTLCLVCFLLLSFEVSLWSCASLPNLASCLLNHNIKNFTTLPYKEHDQPSSYNYFKILNFSIQNLRFAEPVIPKPVAIVLPESLEQLQKSVACSRESSMEIRVRCGGHSYEGTSYVSDDGTPFVIIDMMNLNHVWVDMETETAWVEGGATLGETYYAISEASNEHGFSAGSCPTVGVGGHIGGGGFGMLSRKYGLAADNVVDALLVDADQNLLDRETMGEDVFWAIRGGGGGVWGIIYAWKIQLLKVPQVVTSFTVSRTGTKSHVANLVHKWQHVAPNLEDDYYLSCFVGAGLPQAKTKGLSVTLNGFYLGPRTNAVSILNQSFPELGVTEEECKEMSWIESIVFFSGLSDGASVSDLKNRYLQEKEYFKAKSDYVRKHVPLVGIETALEILEKEPKGYVILDAYGGKMHNISIDAIAFPHRRGNLFTIQYLIYWKEGENEKSSDYVDWIRGFYDAMTPFVSSGPRAAYINYMDFDLGVRKRISNGGDEKDGVESARDWGEKYFLSNYERLVRAKTMIDPNNVFTNEQGIPPMSLVSHNFRAQNKEMMLYL
- the LOC114189616 gene encoding uncharacterized protein ycf45 encodes the protein MVVTNRWCSSPWPPLSLPLPWNLKAARTPLSLKLKCGTFSEGSCCLVHNDQDDMQALLQILPSDLHRSLIDQSNRSQLLEVVLDLGRLPEARYLGEHGGHSLRNTEVTVKELEYAEQAIGEFGKDNRAGIEGTLHRISAIRSRNGHIVGLTCRVGRAITGQIDMVYDLLQYGKSILFVGRPGVGKTTVMREIARVLSEELHKRVVVVDTSNEIGGDGNIPHAAIGGARRMQVREPSMQHRVMIEAVENHMPEVIIVDEIGTKAEAHACRSIAERGIILIGTAHGQKLENIIKNPTLSDLIGGIEIVTLGDAEAKARNCPKTVLERKAPPTFDFLIEMRDRHYWLTHQTDKSVDMLLRGKSPQVEVRRKDEKCKAVIEKSKAYDKCL